One window from the genome of Enterobacter asburiae encodes:
- a CDS encoding TetR/AcrR family transcriptional regulator — MSRNTEHDTREHLLATGEQLCMHRGFTGMGLSELLKTAEVPKGSFYHYFRSKEAFGVAMLERHYAGYHQRLATHFASGEGNYRDRVLNYYQETLNQFCQQGIISGCLTVKLSAEVCDLSEDMRTAMDKGARGVIALLAQALEKGRDEKTLAFSGEPLTQAQVLYALWLGANLQAKISRSAVPLESALAHVKISITAPGV; from the coding sequence ATGAGCAGAAATACTGAACACGATACCCGCGAACATTTACTGGCGACCGGCGAGCAGCTTTGCATGCATCGCGGGTTTACCGGTATGGGGTTGAGCGAGTTGTTAAAAACCGCTGAGGTACCGAAGGGGTCGTTTTACCACTACTTTCGGTCCAAAGAGGCCTTCGGCGTGGCGATGCTGGAGCGTCATTATGCTGGCTACCACCAGCGTCTGGCGACCCACTTTGCATCGGGTGAAGGCAACTACCGGGATCGTGTTCTGAACTACTATCAGGAAACGCTGAACCAGTTCTGTCAGCAGGGCATCATCAGCGGTTGCCTGACCGTTAAGCTGTCTGCAGAAGTGTGCGATCTTTCTGAAGATATGCGCACGGCGATGGATAAAGGTGCCCGCGGCGTTATCGCCCTGCTGGCCCAGGCGCTGGAGAAAGGCCGCGATGAAAAAACGCTGGCCTTTTCCGGCGAGCCGCTAACCCAGGCGCAGGTATTATATGCGCTCTGGCTAGGCGCTAACCTGCAGGCAAAAATTTCGCGCAGTGCCGTGCCGCTGGAAAGCGCGCTGGCACATGTGAAAATCAGTATTACTGCGCCTGGCGTATAG
- the gloA gene encoding lactoylglutathione lyase, with the protein MRLLHTMLRVGDLQRSIDFYTNVLGMKLLRTSENPEYKYSLAFVGYGPETDEAVIELTYNWGVDSYELGTAYGHIALEVDNAAEACERIRSNGGNVTREAGPVKGGTTVIAFVEDPDGYKIELIEAKDAGRGLGN; encoded by the coding sequence ATGCGCCTACTTCACACCATGCTGCGCGTTGGCGATCTGCAACGTTCCATTGATTTCTACACTAACGTACTGGGCATGAAGCTGCTGCGCACCAGCGAAAACCCGGAATACAAATACTCGCTGGCGTTCGTGGGTTACGGCCCGGAAACGGATGAAGCGGTGATCGAGCTGACCTACAACTGGGGCGTAGACAGCTATGAGCTGGGCACTGCCTACGGCCACATCGCGCTGGAAGTGGACAACGCGGCCGAAGCGTGTGAGCGCATTCGCAGCAACGGCGGTAACGTTACGCGCGAAGCGGGCCCGGTAAAAGGCGGCACCACCGTGATTGCGTTCGTGGAAGATCCGGACGGTTACAAAATCGAGCTGATTGAAGCCAAAGACGCGGGTCGCGGTCTGGGCAACTGA
- a CDS encoding alkene reductase, producing MSAEKLFTPLKVGAVTAPNRVFMAPLTRLRSIEPGDIPTPLMGEYYRQRASSGLIITEATQISAQAKGYAGAPGLHSPEQIAAWKKITAGVHAEEGRIAVQLWHTGRISHSSIQPGGQAPVSASALSANTRTSLRDENGNAIRVDTSMPRALELDEIPGIVNDFRQAVANAREAGFDLIELHSAHGYLLHQFLSPSSNHRTDQYGGSVENRARLVLEVVDAVCQEWSPDRIGIRVSPIGSFQNVDNGPNEEADALYLIEELAKRGIAYLHMSEPDWAGGKPYTDAFRQKVRERFHGVIIGAGAYTPEKAEDLIGKGLIDAVAFGRDYIANPDLVARLQKKAALNPQRPESFYGGGAEGYTDYPSL from the coding sequence ATGTCAGCTGAAAAATTATTTACCCCCTTAAAAGTGGGTGCCGTCACTGCGCCAAACCGCGTGTTTATGGCTCCGCTTACCCGTCTGCGCAGCATTGAGCCGGGTGACATCCCAACCCCACTGATGGGTGAATACTATCGTCAGCGCGCAAGCTCTGGCCTGATCATCACCGAAGCCACGCAGATTTCTGCTCAGGCTAAGGGTTATGCGGGTGCGCCGGGTCTTCACAGCCCGGAACAGATCGCCGCATGGAAGAAAATCACCGCGGGCGTTCACGCTGAAGAGGGTCGCATTGCGGTCCAGCTGTGGCATACCGGTCGTATCTCTCACAGCAGCATTCAGCCTGGCGGCCAGGCACCGGTCTCCGCTTCGGCCCTGAGCGCAAATACCCGTACGTCCCTGCGTGATGAAAACGGCAATGCGATCCGCGTGGATACCTCTATGCCGCGCGCGCTTGAGCTGGACGAGATCCCGGGTATCGTGAACGACTTCCGCCAGGCCGTGGCCAACGCTCGTGAAGCCGGTTTTGACCTGATTGAGCTGCACTCCGCCCATGGCTATCTGCTGCACCAGTTCCTGTCACCGTCGTCTAACCATCGCACCGACCAGTACGGCGGCAGCGTTGAAAACCGCGCTCGCCTGGTGCTGGAAGTGGTTGACGCTGTATGCCAGGAGTGGAGCCCGGACCGTATCGGGATCCGCGTCTCCCCAATCGGTTCTTTCCAGAACGTCGACAACGGTCCGAACGAAGAAGCTGATGCTCTGTACCTGATCGAAGAGCTGGCTAAACGTGGCATCGCCTATCTGCACATGTCCGAGCCGGACTGGGCTGGCGGTAAGCCTTACACGGACGCATTCCGTCAGAAAGTGCGCGAGCGTTTCCACGGGGTGATCATCGGCGCGGGGGCTTATACCCCAGAGAAAGCCGAAGACCTGATCGGCAAAGGGCTGATTGATGCCGTCGCGTTTGGCCGCGACTACATCGCCAACCCGGATCTGGTTGCCCGCCTGCAGAAAAAAGCGGCCCTGAACCCGCAGCGCCCTGAAAGCTTCTACGGCGGCGGCGCGGAAGGCTACACCGACTACCCTTCTCTGTAA
- the rnt gene encoding ribonuclease T produces MSDNAQYSGLCDRFRGFYPVVIDVETAGFNAKTDALLEIAAITLKMDEQGWLIPDTTLHFHVEPFEGANLQPEALAFNGIDPHNPLRGAVSEYDALHAIFKMVRKGMKESNCSRAIMVAHNATFDHSFTMAAAERAALKRNPFHPFVTFDTAALSGLALGQTVLSKACITAGIEFDGTQAHSALYDTERTAELFCEIVNRWKRLGGWPLPMGDEAERQS; encoded by the coding sequence ATGTCCGATAACGCTCAATATAGCGGTCTGTGCGACCGTTTTCGTGGTTTTTATCCCGTTGTCATTGATGTTGAAACAGCCGGATTTAACGCTAAAACCGATGCGCTGCTCGAAATTGCCGCCATCACGCTGAAGATGGATGAACAGGGCTGGCTTATCCCGGACACCACGCTGCATTTCCACGTTGAACCTTTCGAAGGGGCAAACTTACAGCCGGAAGCGCTGGCGTTTAACGGTATCGATCCGCATAACCCGCTGCGTGGTGCAGTGAGTGAATATGATGCGCTGCACGCCATTTTTAAAATGGTGCGTAAAGGCATGAAAGAGAGTAACTGCAGCCGCGCCATCATGGTGGCCCATAACGCCACCTTCGATCACAGCTTTACCATGGCCGCCGCCGAGCGCGCCGCGCTTAAACGCAACCCCTTCCATCCTTTTGTGACCTTCGACACCGCCGCCCTGAGCGGCCTGGCCCTGGGACAAACGGTGTTATCAAAGGCCTGCATCACGGCAGGAATTGAGTTTGACGGCACGCAGGCACATTCCGCTTTATACGATACGGAGCGCACCGCAGAGCTGTTCTGTGAGATCGTCAACCGCTGGAAGCGTCTGGGCGGCTGGCCGCTGCCGATGGGTGATGAGGCCGAGCGCCAATCGTAG
- the eptA gene encoding phosphoethanolamine transferase EptA: MWLIKKLQCNDIKFTLGCALFFTLLNGLFIQRSWAIIGPVHLHDFLFAASVPLVLFCGWVIVFSLLNIPYLRKPLLIVLTIGCAAATYFMYTYGAVIDQNMIVNVFETNSQEATALVTPQMILWIVIAGLVPSAVLALTRIRTGKWWYALLTRVAAMLGALLVIILIAALFYKDYASLFRNNKSIVKMVTPANYVSAVVKYSKMRWFAGDQTLVRIGEDAHKGPLITGQQKKTVLVLVVGEASRAANYSLNGYGRETNPELKKQDVINFPQASSCGTETAVSVPCMFSGMTRSKYDADLAHHREGLLDVLKHAGINLLWRDNDGGCKGACDRIPHTDMTQWNLDQFCKDKSCIDDVNFYRLDNVLDGVKQDTVLVIHLMGSHGPAYYRRYPDNFRKFTPTCDTNEIQDCDHQALMNTYDNTILYTDSMVSKTIDALKARQGSMNTALIYLSDHGESLGESGIYLHGTPYMLAPEQQTHIPFMFWLSPDYAKNFGVNEQCLRDHAAKNAVSQDNLFSTVLGMMDVKSTVYQQQLDILSACRQ, from the coding sequence ATGTGGTTAATCAAAAAGTTACAATGTAACGACATTAAATTTACTCTGGGCTGTGCACTCTTCTTTACTCTGCTTAACGGGCTGTTTATCCAGCGCAGCTGGGCCATTATTGGCCCTGTGCATCTTCACGACTTCCTGTTTGCCGCCTCCGTCCCGCTGGTGCTGTTTTGCGGTTGGGTGATTGTTTTTAGCCTGCTGAATATCCCGTATCTCCGCAAGCCGCTGCTGATTGTGTTGACGATCGGATGCGCTGCAGCAACCTACTTTATGTACACCTATGGCGCGGTGATCGATCAGAACATGATTGTGAACGTGTTCGAAACCAACTCTCAGGAAGCGACCGCCCTGGTGACCCCGCAGATGATCCTGTGGATTGTCATTGCCGGCCTCGTGCCTTCCGCGGTGCTGGCGTTGACCCGTATTCGTACCGGGAAATGGTGGTATGCCCTGCTGACGCGGGTTGCCGCGATGCTCGGCGCCCTGCTGGTGATTATCCTGATTGCCGCGCTGTTTTATAAAGACTACGCGTCGCTGTTCCGCAATAACAAAAGCATCGTCAAAATGGTCACCCCGGCGAACTATGTCAGCGCCGTGGTGAAGTACAGCAAAATGCGCTGGTTTGCCGGCGATCAAACGCTGGTTCGCATTGGTGAAGATGCCCATAAAGGGCCACTGATTACCGGTCAACAAAAGAAAACCGTTCTGGTGCTTGTCGTCGGCGAAGCGTCTCGCGCGGCAAACTACTCCCTGAACGGTTACGGGCGCGAAACCAACCCGGAACTGAAAAAGCAGGATGTGATTAACTTCCCGCAGGCCTCCTCGTGTGGGACTGAAACCGCGGTCTCCGTTCCCTGTATGTTCTCCGGCATGACGCGCAGCAAATACGATGCCGACCTGGCTCACCATCGCGAAGGACTGCTCGACGTGCTCAAGCATGCGGGTATCAACCTGCTGTGGCGCGACAACGACGGCGGCTGTAAAGGTGCCTGCGATCGCATCCCTCATACCGACATGACGCAGTGGAATCTGGATCAGTTCTGCAAAGACAAATCCTGTATTGACGATGTCAATTTCTACCGTCTGGACAACGTGCTGGATGGCGTGAAGCAAGACACGGTGCTGGTTATCCACCTGATGGGGAGCCACGGTCCGGCATACTATCGCCGTTACCCGGACAACTTCCGTAAATTCACCCCAACCTGCGACACCAATGAAATTCAGGATTGCGATCATCAGGCGCTGATGAACACCTATGACAACACCATCCTCTATACCGACAGCATGGTCAGCAAAACCATTGATGCGCTGAAAGCGCGCCAGGGAAGCATGAACACCGCGCTGATTTATCTCTCAGATCACGGTGAATCGCTGGGTGAAAGCGGTATTTATCTGCACGGTACGCCGTACATGCTGGCACCGGAGCAGCAAACGCATATTCCGTTTATGTTCTGGCTGTCACCGGATTACGCGAAAAACTTTGGCGTAAACGAACAGTGTTTGCGTGACCATGCAGCAAAAAATGCGGTTTCTCAGGACAATTTGTTCTCGACCGTACTGGGTATGATGGACGTGAAATCAACGGTTTATCAACAGCAGCTGGATATCCTGAGCGCATGTCGCCAGTAA